Proteins from a single region of Lysinibacillus sp. JNUCC-52:
- a CDS encoding M20 family metallopeptidase, whose protein sequence is MSIYEKISSLIEAKSEASVALSNTIWAVPELHFQEKKSVQYMKAALEKEGFATEVGVAGLETALVGTFGSGKPVIAFLGEYDALPGLSQKGGATHYEPLENGGSGHGCGHNLLGTGAFAAAVAVKDYLEQHNQSATIRFYGCPAEENGSGKAYMAKAGIFDDVDIAISWHPGTFTSVMTCSSLANYAVTFKFTGKSAHAAAAPHLGRSALDAVELMNVGVNYLREHIIPEARLHYAVTDSGGTSPNVVQPYAEVTYLVRAPKKQQVQEIYQRVENIAKGATLMTGTSVEIAFEGAASNLIPNKTLYDAMQKQILEIGMPTYTIEDEQHAQAIYNTFSPEIQASSFVGLKKEDAMQLKDKVIADHIPSVLPEFIMGGSTDVGDVSWIVPTVQCTTVCMALGTPLHTWQVVSQGVMPIAHKGMLQAANIMACTAVELINNPTLIAEAKKEWKERLDGETYVSLIPEGTMPPKR, encoded by the coding sequence ATGAGTATTTATGAAAAAATATCTTCGTTAATTGAAGCAAAAAGTGAAGCAAGTGTAGCATTAAGTAATACAATTTGGGCGGTGCCTGAACTGCACTTTCAAGAGAAAAAATCGGTTCAGTATATGAAAGCAGCATTAGAAAAAGAGGGCTTTGCGACAGAAGTTGGCGTTGCTGGGCTTGAAACGGCACTCGTAGGAACATTCGGTTCTGGAAAGCCTGTTATTGCTTTTTTAGGTGAGTATGATGCACTTCCTGGCTTGAGTCAAAAGGGTGGTGCTACCCATTATGAACCATTAGAGAATGGAGGAAGTGGTCATGGTTGTGGACATAACTTATTAGGAACAGGCGCATTTGCTGCTGCTGTTGCGGTGAAGGATTACTTAGAACAACATAATCAGTCGGCGACGATTCGATTCTACGGTTGTCCAGCTGAGGAAAATGGTTCAGGGAAAGCTTATATGGCGAAGGCGGGTATTTTTGATGATGTCGATATTGCAATATCTTGGCACCCAGGCACATTTACATCGGTCATGACTTGTAGCTCTCTAGCAAACTATGCAGTAACTTTTAAGTTTACTGGGAAGAGTGCACATGCTGCCGCTGCACCACATCTTGGCAGAAGTGCGTTAGATGCTGTTGAGCTCATGAATGTTGGGGTAAACTATTTACGCGAACACATTATTCCAGAGGCGCGCTTGCATTATGCGGTTACAGATTCGGGTGGAACATCTCCGAATGTTGTCCAACCATATGCGGAAGTAACTTACTTAGTAAGAGCACCTAAAAAACAACAAGTACAAGAGATATATCAACGTGTTGAAAATATTGCGAAAGGTGCAACGTTGATGACGGGAACTTCGGTGGAGATTGCCTTTGAGGGAGCTGCATCCAATCTTATTCCAAACAAAACACTGTATGACGCAATGCAAAAACAAATACTTGAAATTGGGATGCCAACTTATACAATAGAAGATGAGCAGCATGCACAAGCTATTTATAATACGTTTAGCCCTGAAATTCAAGCTTCCTCTTTCGTTGGTCTAAAAAAAGAGGATGCGATGCAATTAAAAGATAAAGTAATTGCTGATCACATTCCAAGTGTGCTGCCTGAATTTATTATGGGCGGATCAACAGATGTAGGAGATGTTAGCTGGATTGTTCCAACTGTTCAATGTACAACTGTTTGTATGGCACTCGGTACACCGCTTCATACTTGGCAGGTTGTATCACAGGGCGTCATGCCGATTGCACACAAAGGAATGCTACAGGCTGCCAACATTATGGCTTGCACGGCAGTTGAATTAATAAATAATCCTACGCTTATTGCAGAAGCTAAAAAAGAATGGAAGGAACGTCTAGATGGGGAAACTTATGTGTCATTAATCCCAGAAGGAACAATGCCTCCAAAGCGTTAA